The proteins below are encoded in one region of Planctopirus limnophila DSM 3776:
- a CDS encoding FAD-dependent oxidoreductase — protein MIRPLRLLLLVTICATSSLAWAAEETVFVEAESFREPGGWSLDTQFITEMGSPYLLAHGLGNPVADATTTFKVTEGGKYRVYVRTKDWVARWKAPGKPGRFQLLINGQPLATEFGTESANWFWQPGGDVELKPGEHRLALHDLTGFDGRCDAIVLTKSSQVPPIAAKELAAYRAKGLGLSETPTIKKGYDLVVVGGGYAGVGAALSAARMGCKVALIQDRGVLGGNGSSEVRVWSMGLIRRGKYPRVGEIVEEFCDHAKKSPGTADEFEDAKKERIVSAEDKIDLFLHTFANGVKKSQPARIDAVKAFNVKTGEQFEFWGKLFVDATGHGTIGAQADAAWEMTDKGRMGMSNMWTWDEVRSPTTFPETPWALPLTMKDFPYPVDHHGQWFWESGYDKDPLQDAEGIRDWNLRAVFGAFNAMKNGDGAEKHRNAILTWVAFIGGPRESRRLTGDVVLTQEDIVSKREFPDGCVPSTWSIDLHYPKKQFAEKFVDNPFISIAVHDQRIDRAYGYPVPYRCFYSKDINNLFMAGRNISVTHEALGTTRVMKTCGMMGEVVGKAAYLCALHDCQPRDVYESYWKEMDKLLQLPGKARRQSLSSDVVIPADAMSLPGPPGLDPARMEGVVIDNRDAKVSGNWTSGSGLNGYVGYEYLYASANSGAKVKYSWKTAEEGLISFRLIYGAHENRGKAVPVTIQIGNSTKQVLVDMTKAPAGKDGSHELGRFEVKKGEEVFVEIGTENAGGVVHADALQLVKIVPPVKTPAP, from the coding sequence ATGATTCGCCCCTTAAGACTCCTGTTGCTGGTCACAATCTGTGCGACCAGTTCCCTGGCCTGGGCTGCTGAAGAGACTGTGTTCGTCGAAGCAGAAAGTTTTCGCGAGCCGGGCGGGTGGTCGCTCGATACTCAGTTCATTACAGAGATGGGATCACCCTATCTGTTGGCACATGGGCTGGGAAATCCTGTCGCAGATGCCACAACCACTTTCAAAGTGACTGAGGGTGGGAAATACCGTGTCTATGTGCGGACTAAAGACTGGGTGGCTCGCTGGAAAGCCCCAGGCAAACCGGGCCGGTTTCAATTACTGATTAATGGCCAACCTCTGGCCACTGAGTTTGGAACAGAATCAGCAAACTGGTTCTGGCAACCTGGTGGGGATGTCGAACTCAAACCCGGCGAGCATCGATTGGCGCTGCATGATTTGACAGGTTTTGACGGTCGCTGCGATGCGATCGTATTGACGAAGTCCTCTCAGGTTCCACCGATAGCCGCAAAAGAATTAGCAGCCTATCGCGCCAAAGGTTTAGGACTCAGTGAAACTCCAACGATTAAGAAGGGTTACGACCTTGTCGTTGTGGGTGGCGGTTATGCCGGGGTCGGTGCAGCACTCTCGGCAGCTCGGATGGGTTGTAAAGTGGCTCTGATCCAGGACCGTGGTGTGTTGGGCGGAAATGGTTCGAGTGAAGTTCGTGTCTGGTCGATGGGCCTGATTCGCCGCGGCAAATATCCCCGAGTGGGCGAAATCGTCGAAGAGTTCTGCGATCACGCGAAGAAATCGCCCGGCACAGCAGACGAATTCGAAGACGCCAAGAAAGAACGAATTGTCAGTGCTGAAGACAAGATCGATCTTTTTCTCCACACGTTTGCCAACGGGGTCAAAAAATCTCAGCCAGCACGGATTGACGCCGTCAAGGCGTTTAATGTCAAGACCGGCGAGCAATTTGAGTTCTGGGGTAAGCTCTTTGTCGATGCGACAGGTCATGGAACCATTGGGGCTCAAGCGGATGCCGCCTGGGAGATGACCGACAAGGGCCGCATGGGCATGAGCAATATGTGGACATGGGATGAAGTCCGTTCACCTACGACATTCCCGGAGACTCCGTGGGCGTTGCCACTGACCATGAAGGATTTTCCTTACCCTGTGGATCATCACGGCCAGTGGTTCTGGGAAAGTGGTTACGACAAAGATCCTCTGCAGGATGCTGAAGGGATTCGCGACTGGAACCTGCGAGCCGTCTTTGGTGCGTTTAATGCCATGAAGAATGGCGATGGAGCTGAGAAGCATCGAAACGCCATTCTGACCTGGGTGGCATTTATCGGCGGGCCGCGAGAATCGCGCCGGTTAACAGGTGATGTGGTGCTGACTCAGGAGGATATTGTCAGTAAGCGAGAGTTCCCGGATGGCTGCGTGCCGAGTACCTGGAGCATCGATCTGCACTATCCCAAGAAACAGTTTGCCGAGAAGTTTGTCGACAATCCTTTCATTTCAATTGCAGTGCATGATCAGCGGATCGATCGGGCTTACGGTTATCCCGTTCCCTATCGCTGCTTCTATTCGAAGGATATCAACAACCTCTTTATGGCAGGGCGGAATATCAGTGTTACCCATGAAGCCTTAGGGACAACCCGCGTCATGAAAACCTGCGGCATGATGGGCGAAGTTGTCGGCAAGGCGGCCTATCTGTGTGCTTTACATGACTGTCAGCCACGTGATGTTTATGAAAGCTACTGGAAGGAGATGGACAAACTGCTCCAATTGCCCGGCAAAGCCCGCCGGCAATCGCTTTCGAGCGATGTGGTGATTCCAGCAGATGCGATGTCATTACCCGGCCCACCGGGACTCGATCCAGCCCGGATGGAAGGTGTGGTGATTGATAACCGTGATGCCAAGGTCTCTGGCAACTGGACGAGTGGCAGTGGTCTCAATGGATACGTGGGCTATGAGTACCTGTACGCTTCTGCCAATTCCGGTGCCAAGGTGAAGTATTCCTGGAAGACGGCTGAAGAAGGGCTGATTTCCTTCCGGCTGATTTATGGGGCTCATGAAAATCGGGGCAAGGCTGTTCCGGTCACCATCCAGATTGGCAATTCGACCAAGCAGGTGTTGGTTGATATGACCAAAGCTCCCGCCGGGAAAGATGGCTCGCATGAGCTTGGTCGCTTCGAGGTCAAGAAAGGTGAGGAAGTCTTCGTCGAGATTGGAACTGAGAATGCTGGAGGGGTTGTGCATGCCGATGCACTTCAACTGGTGAAGATCGTTCCGCCCGTCAAGACTCCTGCCCCATGA
- a CDS encoding outer membrane protein assembly factor BamB family protein, which yields MVAWERVADVAAAGQRVELLLNVLSWPHDAFERLPDGSFGSVKAWAVSQFKNLSPAELADYRQQWGARAADELRELADHENRELYLLKVPRSFPLLPESQGAALEAARRLLEAGDFDLAARVGTVFFREPGDSKETSDHADVLQNILLKLQSHGFRTGSVQSVTSNKNSAISQLIEWNRRLSLSVDAQGAPVRDWLSIRGSVSRSRKQPGSLPAPRSSWSLSLIERTPTELLGGYLDRWAMQQRDADRLANTSQYALIVGDQILLRDSQGVVCLNLDGTRAWEWSSASSLGKLFQDLESVSGRKGMNLPTISSVIEPQEFVGANTLQGIMASDQRRLYLVDQLSFSSPRGAASQQFRQFGEARLVGRATNRLVALDLWSQNDAQRVAWAIGGKASDTSTKDAQIATESMSNDFDGHYFLGAPVITPSDMLVLTEFDRQIILNSIDPVTGRRLWKQPLAFADQLVSEERDRFFQACLPAVSRGIAVCPTRTGVIVAFDLATHQLLWHAREYEANAEVNGRFGNSASHRRGARGMLDGPLISGDRVVCLPDTSDFIRCFQLESGEVLWAKHRMDAEYIGAIDGQVVLVVGRQQTRGLSLNDGSELWKINTGLPSGTGILLGDRYVLPLDDGRFGTFEIGTGVYRTHNLQEDDSGLGNLIPAGDLVLSIGLKEVKAFPQAQARLSALDRESQEAVSNNAERDLERAELEAVLGRADRVEAAVMLALRGSLSTASRERAQRLLRSTLSQQLYEGKRSSKEILALLRPLALSPSDRLHDVAWLSKISLDEGDRQTLEQALDILMNLPEEALTLAPGENVLQVSATAWLQRLAEVISGTGESRTTLKSPALKAMLSECLDRWAQKATDAASIDFSRRWLAIAGDHGERAKVVAQLADRLIIQGDLHAAECLLKAEFTQSATAVNARHLSSLYELAGYPASARQIERQFSQTGDSSRMPLKNITLPAKKSIKDASDQDVQEVRISVRNGQGLGSAQLEWNGLPASVNSPQYEVLKSPYLENRRRSFPPAGFPVDSLVTGDEQASRLMLFDKSTGGNSRWTTIEGRYSAPSAGSQAFYGHTATMAWPGGISLLSLLQQGDDGLVWKCRLPDRKGQSVTPAYGPAGASFLTIQSQQRLYMIDPATGLVTWRRDDLEPLSGLQADLSSGIFGDDRVLVVRGTDRLSYTLLETSTGQKLETGRIEQELRQPSFLFGRKLFCVVSTREQGTWLRLWDPIGQQIQINEPAGERVLFNRIGDHEIALINAQKELKIYDVRGPVLKTTIPLSKGEFEGIVQIRGFVDRERYYVNFGRSMIVVTSLHHNNQMNDGYIPAIGLRDDLMAIDRQTGESLWVRAVPNRSVLNPPEMPDDLLVLASRVRDRDDGNLEWLLVEVLDARTGATLAVKDNIRLKFGIFLPDRNGGSSENDRLITSFHHVDQQKLTLYGVDKTIEIDYRRLKANASENLLPSR from the coding sequence GTGGTTGCCTGGGAGCGCGTGGCCGATGTCGCCGCTGCTGGTCAGCGTGTAGAACTGCTCCTGAATGTACTTTCCTGGCCACATGATGCCTTTGAGCGTCTTCCCGATGGGAGTTTTGGGTCGGTCAAAGCCTGGGCTGTTTCCCAGTTCAAAAATCTTTCACCAGCCGAGCTGGCGGATTATCGCCAGCAATGGGGAGCTCGTGCTGCTGATGAACTGCGTGAACTCGCTGATCATGAAAACCGGGAGCTTTACCTTCTAAAGGTACCTCGAAGTTTTCCTTTACTTCCTGAAAGCCAGGGTGCTGCACTGGAGGCGGCTCGACGACTTCTGGAAGCTGGCGATTTTGATCTTGCCGCAAGAGTCGGGACTGTTTTTTTCCGTGAGCCCGGTGACAGTAAAGAAACTTCTGATCATGCCGATGTATTGCAAAACATCCTGTTAAAACTTCAGTCGCATGGGTTTCGAACGGGCTCTGTTCAATCGGTGACGAGCAACAAAAATTCGGCCATCAGTCAGTTGATCGAATGGAACCGCAGGCTCTCGTTATCAGTAGACGCTCAAGGCGCGCCTGTTCGGGATTGGCTTTCGATTCGTGGCTCTGTTTCGCGAAGTCGCAAACAGCCGGGAAGTCTGCCAGCACCGCGTTCGTCCTGGAGTCTGTCTCTTATTGAGAGAACTCCGACGGAACTTTTGGGTGGATATCTGGATCGCTGGGCCATGCAGCAGCGGGATGCTGATCGACTGGCGAACACATCCCAGTACGCCCTGATTGTCGGTGATCAGATTCTTCTCAGAGATTCTCAGGGGGTGGTGTGTCTCAATCTGGATGGCACCAGAGCCTGGGAGTGGTCTTCGGCTTCCAGTCTGGGGAAGTTGTTTCAGGATCTGGAGAGTGTTTCCGGTCGGAAGGGGATGAACCTGCCGACGATTTCGTCAGTCATAGAGCCCCAGGAGTTTGTCGGTGCCAACACCCTGCAAGGGATCATGGCTTCGGATCAAAGGCGTCTGTATCTGGTTGATCAATTGAGCTTTAGTTCGCCGCGCGGCGCTGCCTCGCAGCAGTTTCGTCAGTTCGGCGAAGCGAGGCTGGTTGGCCGCGCCACGAATCGACTGGTGGCCTTGGATCTTTGGTCTCAAAATGATGCGCAGCGTGTGGCTTGGGCGATTGGTGGCAAAGCCAGCGATACCTCGACCAAAGATGCTCAAATTGCCACGGAGTCGATGAGCAATGACTTTGACGGACATTATTTTCTCGGCGCGCCGGTGATTACACCAAGTGATATGCTGGTCCTGACTGAGTTTGATCGGCAGATCATTCTGAACAGTATCGATCCCGTGACGGGGCGAAGGCTCTGGAAGCAGCCACTGGCATTTGCTGATCAACTCGTGAGCGAAGAGCGAGATCGTTTTTTTCAGGCGTGCCTGCCTGCGGTCAGTCGGGGGATTGCTGTTTGCCCCACTCGAACGGGAGTGATTGTCGCTTTCGATCTGGCGACGCATCAACTGCTGTGGCACGCGAGGGAATACGAAGCGAATGCCGAAGTGAACGGTCGCTTCGGGAATTCGGCCAGCCACCGCCGTGGTGCCAGGGGCATGCTGGATGGCCCCCTGATTTCCGGCGATCGAGTGGTCTGCCTCCCGGACACATCGGATTTTATCCGCTGTTTCCAACTTGAGAGTGGTGAAGTTTTATGGGCCAAACACCGGATGGATGCGGAGTACATCGGGGCCATCGATGGTCAGGTTGTGCTGGTGGTTGGCAGGCAGCAGACTCGCGGTCTCAGTCTGAATGATGGCAGCGAACTCTGGAAAATAAATACGGGTTTACCCAGCGGCACTGGAATTCTCCTGGGAGATCGATATGTCTTGCCGCTGGATGACGGGCGGTTTGGCACATTTGAAATTGGGACAGGGGTTTATCGCACTCACAATCTGCAAGAAGATGATTCTGGCCTGGGGAATCTGATTCCTGCAGGAGATCTGGTTTTATCCATTGGTCTGAAAGAGGTGAAAGCTTTCCCACAGGCACAGGCCAGGCTTTCGGCTTTAGACCGAGAGTCGCAAGAGGCTGTCAGTAACAATGCAGAAAGAGACCTCGAACGTGCGGAACTGGAGGCCGTCCTGGGCCGGGCAGATCGAGTGGAGGCGGCTGTCATGCTGGCCTTGCGGGGTTCACTCTCGACCGCCAGTCGCGAGCGTGCTCAAAGACTGTTAAGAAGCACGTTGAGCCAGCAGTTGTACGAAGGCAAGCGGAGCTCCAAAGAGATTCTGGCTTTGCTGCGTCCGCTGGCATTGTCGCCCAGTGATCGACTGCATGACGTGGCGTGGCTTTCCAAAATCAGCCTCGATGAAGGAGACCGACAGACGCTCGAACAGGCTCTCGATATTCTCATGAACCTTCCGGAGGAGGCACTGACATTGGCCCCGGGCGAGAATGTCCTGCAGGTCTCTGCCACAGCCTGGTTACAGCGATTGGCAGAAGTCATTTCGGGAACTGGTGAATCCCGAACAACTTTGAAAAGCCCGGCACTAAAGGCCATGCTGTCGGAATGTCTCGATCGCTGGGCACAAAAGGCCACTGATGCCGCTTCGATCGATTTTTCCCGAAGATGGCTGGCGATTGCCGGAGATCATGGCGAACGGGCCAAGGTTGTGGCTCAATTGGCAGATCGACTGATCATTCAGGGAGATTTGCATGCTGCGGAATGTCTTTTGAAAGCCGAGTTCACTCAGAGCGCGACAGCAGTCAATGCTCGTCACTTATCAAGTCTGTACGAATTGGCGGGGTATCCCGCGAGTGCGAGGCAAATTGAAAGGCAGTTTTCGCAGACTGGCGATTCATCGCGCATGCCGCTGAAAAATATCACTTTGCCAGCAAAAAAATCGATCAAAGACGCGAGTGATCAGGACGTTCAGGAAGTACGAATCTCCGTACGAAACGGACAGGGGCTGGGGAGTGCTCAACTGGAATGGAACGGGCTCCCTGCCAGTGTGAACTCGCCTCAATATGAGGTGCTGAAGAGCCCGTATCTGGAAAATCGCCGGCGCTCATTTCCTCCCGCCGGATTTCCTGTGGATTCATTGGTGACCGGTGATGAACAGGCATCGCGGCTGATGCTGTTTGATAAATCGACTGGTGGAAACTCCCGCTGGACAACGATCGAAGGGCGTTATAGCGCACCTTCGGCTGGAAGTCAGGCGTTTTATGGTCACACGGCGACTATGGCTTGGCCGGGGGGAATTTCGCTCTTGTCTTTGCTGCAGCAGGGTGATGACGGGCTGGTGTGGAAATGCCGCCTGCCTGATCGAAAAGGGCAGAGTGTCACCCCGGCTTATGGACCGGCGGGTGCCTCATTTTTGACAATTCAAAGCCAGCAGCGTCTGTATATGATCGATCCGGCAACAGGTCTAGTAACGTGGCGTCGAGACGATCTGGAGCCTCTAAGTGGCCTGCAAGCCGACTTGAGCAGCGGGATTTTTGGCGATGATCGAGTGCTCGTCGTACGTGGGACGGATCGACTTAGTTATACGCTCCTGGAGACTTCCACAGGCCAGAAGCTGGAGACTGGGCGTATTGAACAGGAGTTGAGGCAGCCTTCGTTTCTCTTTGGACGCAAACTGTTTTGTGTGGTCAGTACCAGAGAGCAGGGGACATGGTTGAGATTGTGGGATCCGATCGGTCAACAGATTCAGATTAACGAGCCAGCCGGCGAACGTGTGCTGTTCAATCGGATCGGTGATCACGAAATCGCTTTGATCAACGCCCAGAAAGAACTCAAAATCTACGACGTTCGCGGCCCTGTGCTGAAAACCACAATTCCTTTAAGCAAAGGCGAGTTTGAAGGGATTGTGCAGATCCGCGGATTTGTGGATCGAGAACGATATTACGTCAATTTTGGCCGCAGCATGATCGTGGTGACTTCGCTGCACCACAACAATCAGATGAACGATGGCTATATTCCTGCCATTGGGCTGAGAGACGATCTCATGGCGATTGATCGACAGACCGGGGAGAGCCTGTGGGTGAGAGCTGTTCCCAATCGATCTGTGCTTAACCCTCCCGAAATGCCAGACGATCTGCTCGTCCTGGCGAGTCGAGTTCGTGACCGGGATGATGGAAACCTGGAATGGCTGCTGGTGGAAGTTCTGGATGCGAGAACTGGGGCAACGCTGGCTGTTAAAGACAATATCCGTCTGAAGTTCGGGATATTCTTGCCGGATCGAAACGGCGGGAGTTCGGAAAATGATCGACTGATTACGTCATTCCATCACGTCGATCAGCAGAAGTTAACGCTTTACGGGGTCGATAAGACCATCGAGATTGATTACCGGCGGTTGAAAGCGAATGCGTCCGAAAATCTGTTGCCCAGCCGATGA
- a CDS encoding Gfo/Idh/MocA family oxidoreductase has translation MTSRPRRGTISVALVGIGELWESRVKPAIQEFRDRVKIAGVFDEVRSRSVAVASEFKADCLPSITALSERPDIDGVIICDAGWMKSSIIELLTMRRKDCLIFDWERLSEAELQRIAELADDVGTTLMVDFEARFQPVLRRLRELSATELGPARHIEIFLPALSSHLEARHQYLAERELIEWLDASQVLFGRTPHALVARPETSILWKSPSAESQLFSEAISSQKALWWPWWGREGSHLSAMFRPAAPSSKPVRDAGEEAGKTLSPLSLTFQREVVTSSGESSCDEKRRPEIRARLTFAHGVSHFSSTTELTWTPQNGVSNCEDLSGERPAHVLMLDQFIRRSIGGLLPVPELSQILRFRQLLRNLSWEPQESPNH, from the coding sequence ATGACGTCCAGGCCTCGTCGAGGAACGATCTCAGTGGCCCTCGTCGGGATCGGTGAACTCTGGGAAAGCCGAGTGAAACCAGCGATCCAGGAATTTCGGGATCGTGTGAAAATTGCCGGCGTTTTTGATGAAGTGCGCTCGAGGTCTGTCGCCGTCGCCTCGGAATTCAAAGCCGATTGTCTTCCCTCCATCACTGCTCTCTCAGAGCGACCAGACATCGATGGCGTGATTATCTGTGATGCTGGCTGGATGAAATCCAGCATCATTGAATTGCTGACCATGCGGAGAAAAGATTGCCTGATCTTTGACTGGGAACGGTTAAGTGAGGCCGAACTTCAGCGAATCGCAGAACTGGCCGACGATGTTGGCACCACTTTGATGGTCGATTTTGAAGCCCGTTTTCAGCCCGTTCTCCGCCGTTTAAGAGAGCTTTCAGCGACCGAACTGGGGCCCGCCCGGCACATCGAGATCTTTCTCCCCGCACTTTCATCACATCTTGAGGCTCGGCACCAATATCTGGCTGAACGCGAATTGATCGAATGGCTCGATGCCTCGCAGGTGCTGTTTGGCAGAACGCCTCACGCACTTGTCGCCAGACCCGAGACTTCCATCTTGTGGAAAAGTCCATCCGCTGAATCACAACTCTTTAGTGAAGCGATATCTTCGCAGAAAGCCCTCTGGTGGCCTTGGTGGGGCAGGGAAGGCAGCCACTTATCAGCGATGTTTCGGCCTGCAGCGCCATCATCGAAACCAGTCAGGGATGCTGGTGAGGAAGCTGGAAAAACGCTATCGCCTCTGAGTCTGACGTTTCAGAGAGAGGTTGTAACATCATCTGGCGAATCATCTTGCGACGAAAAAAGACGACCCGAGATTCGCGCCCGGCTGACATTTGCCCATGGCGTTTCCCACTTTTCCTCAACGACAGAATTGACTTGGACTCCGCAGAATGGGGTTTCGAATTGTGAGGATCTGAGCGGCGAGCGCCCGGCACATGTCCTGATGCTTGATCAGTTTATCCGCAGATCGATTGGGGGATTGCTCCCCGTCCCGGAGTTAAGCCAGATTCTGCGTTTCCGGCAACTTCTCAGAAATCTCTCTTGGGAACCCCAAGAATCACCGAACCACTAA
- a CDS encoding methyl-accepting chemotaxis protein has translation MYTSLASSTQFQTTTLENLSSDSPANEISSPSRIAELAQEILGHLGNASQEIATLNDETRFLSINARIEAARAGGRIGAAFGVVAQAIQDLSGKTTTVARTLSERTGAALSELARISTCLGTKMQGEKLTSIADHIIDVIDRNLYERTCDCRWWAADESLVNAFGQSSQQGFTHASRRLGVILDSYTVYIDLVLCDLSGQVVAHGRPAQFCSQGMICRQSPWFRRAIETRDATEFAFESVHHSHLVSNRKVLVYAGVVREDGQLNGKPLGVLGALFDWESLGQKLVEDLPLDHDEMQRTRCLLIDQNDMILADSRRQSVGEPLNLLAGREFLSRSRGFQEFQIDGERTLLAFSTSRGFETYATGWKCVIMHRLDDLV, from the coding sequence ATGTACACAAGCCTTGCCTCATCAACGCAGTTCCAGACAACCACGCTGGAAAATTTGTCGAGTGATTCTCCAGCCAACGAAATTTCCAGCCCCAGCCGAATTGCCGAATTAGCACAGGAAATTCTCGGGCATCTGGGAAATGCGTCGCAAGAAATCGCCACTCTGAATGATGAAACTCGATTTCTGTCAATCAATGCCCGAATTGAAGCCGCTCGTGCGGGGGGCCGCATTGGAGCTGCATTCGGAGTTGTAGCCCAGGCGATTCAGGACCTTTCTGGCAAAACCACGACCGTGGCCCGCACTCTTTCTGAACGTACCGGGGCTGCACTGAGTGAACTGGCACGCATCAGTACTTGCCTGGGCACGAAAATGCAGGGGGAAAAACTGACCAGCATTGCCGACCATATTATCGATGTGATCGACCGCAATTTGTACGAGCGAACTTGCGATTGCCGCTGGTGGGCCGCTGATGAGAGTCTCGTCAATGCCTTTGGTCAGTCCTCGCAGCAGGGATTTACCCATGCCAGTCGGCGACTGGGGGTGATTCTTGACTCCTATACAGTCTACATTGATCTGGTTCTATGTGATCTTTCTGGACAAGTTGTGGCCCATGGTCGGCCTGCCCAGTTCTGTTCTCAGGGGATGATCTGCAGGCAATCACCCTGGTTCCGACGTGCCATCGAAACACGGGATGCCACTGAATTTGCCTTTGAATCTGTGCATCATTCCCATTTGGTATCGAATCGAAAAGTGCTGGTTTACGCCGGGGTTGTCAGAGAGGACGGCCAATTGAATGGTAAACCTCTGGGCGTGCTTGGTGCCCTGTTTGATTGGGAGTCGCTGGGCCAGAAACTTGTGGAAGATCTGCCGCTGGATCATGACGAGATGCAGAGAACCCGATGTCTGCTGATTGACCAGAACGACATGATTCTGGCAGATTCCAGGCGGCAGTCAGTCGGTGAACCCCTGAATTTGTTGGCCGGTAGGGAATTCCTCAGTCGATCGCGCGGGTTCCAGGAATTCCAGATTGATGGCGAACGCACGCTACTGGCTTTTTCTACATCCCGTGGTTTCGAAACCTACGCGACGGGTTGGAAATGCGTCATCATGCACCGTCTGGACGACCTTGTTTAA
- the xerC gene encoding tyrosine recombinase XerC, translated as MHAAEDRFLRYLQIERNASELTLKSYAEDFGSLHDYLTERVGHITEPGQLGISELRGYVAYLNECGYAKTTIARRLASLRSFFRFCQREQLVEGNPAKALRTPRVGRKLPKFLTTEQIVKLLEAPPANEVDGLRDRAILETFYSAGLRVAELVGLNLDDWDQDAQILHVFGKGKKERIAPLGKHATKALEKWVAVRKPEEAAPPQLKNALFLNRFGTRLTTRSVGRMLEKYIQLTGLDQLISPHTLRHTFATHLLDGGADLRSVQEMLGHKSLTTTQIYTHVSTQRLKDTYQQAHPHAKVQD; from the coding sequence ATGCATGCGGCTGAAGACCGATTTCTGCGGTACCTGCAGATCGAACGAAATGCTTCTGAGCTGACATTGAAATCGTATGCAGAAGATTTCGGCAGTCTGCATGACTATCTCACCGAACGGGTGGGCCACATCACAGAACCTGGACAGTTGGGTATCTCCGAGCTGCGGGGGTATGTCGCTTACCTGAACGAGTGCGGCTATGCCAAAACGACCATTGCGCGAAGGTTGGCTTCGCTCAGATCGTTCTTCCGCTTTTGCCAGCGTGAGCAGTTAGTCGAAGGAAATCCCGCCAAAGCTCTGCGTACACCTCGAGTGGGCCGCAAGCTGCCCAAGTTTTTGACAACCGAGCAGATTGTCAAACTCCTCGAAGCGCCGCCGGCCAATGAGGTTGATGGACTGCGAGACCGCGCTATTCTGGAAACCTTCTATTCAGCCGGCCTTCGTGTGGCAGAACTCGTCGGGTTGAATCTCGACGACTGGGATCAGGATGCCCAGATTCTTCATGTGTTTGGTAAGGGCAAAAAGGAACGGATTGCACCTTTAGGTAAGCACGCGACAAAAGCCCTCGAAAAGTGGGTGGCTGTCCGCAAACCAGAAGAGGCTGCTCCCCCACAATTGAAAAATGCTCTCTTTCTCAATCGGTTTGGAACCAGACTCACGACCCGCAGTGTGGGCCGGATGCTCGAAAAGTATATTCAATTGACCGGACTCGATCAGTTGATTTCGCCTCATACACTCCGACATACCTTTGCCACACATCTGCTCGACGGTGGTGCCGACCTGAGATCGGTTCAGGAGATGCTGGGGCACAAAAGTCTGACAACCACGCAGATTTACACTCACGTGAGTACTCAACGTTTGAAGGATACCTATCAGCAGGCACATCCTCACGCCAAAGTTCAAGACTAA